From Pseudobdellovibrio exovorus JSS, a single genomic window includes:
- a CDS encoding transposase: MARAQAILQSQFPYHITGRCINREWFHLHLELVWSIFSEELYVTSKIYNLQIHSFVLMSNHFHLIASTPDANISQCLHRLIGVVSRRLNECGNRINGTFAGRHFKTILQHPNYFLNTYKYVYRNPIAAGLCQRAEEYPYSTLYGLLGQAYLIIPVLEDTTLFSDVEGTLQWLNTTPNSEHWESVRYALKRSYFQPRKNREDGKVTLTLNDLI, translated from the coding sequence ATGGCGAGAGCACAAGCAATTCTTCAATCTCAATTTCCGTATCACATCACCGGTCGCTGTATTAACCGCGAATGGTTTCATCTACATCTCGAATTAGTCTGGAGCATTTTTTCAGAAGAACTCTATGTGACATCGAAAATTTATAATTTACAGATTCATTCCTTTGTTTTGATGAGCAATCACTTTCACCTGATTGCGAGCACTCCTGATGCGAATATCAGTCAATGTTTGCATCGTCTTATTGGAGTTGTTAGTAGACGCTTGAATGAGTGCGGAAATCGAATCAATGGAACATTTGCCGGACGACACTTTAAAACTATTTTACAGCATCCGAATTATTTTCTTAATACTTACAAATATGTCTATCGCAACCCCATCGCAGCAGGGCTATGTCAGCGCGCAGAAGAATATCCCTACAGCACGCTTTATGGGTTACTTGGACAAGCTTATCTCATAATTCCTGTCCTTGAAGATACGACTCTATTTTCAGATGTCGAGGGAACTTTACAATGGTTAAATACAACACCTAATAGCGAACATTGGGAGTCTGTGCGCTATGCCTTAAAAAGATCTTACTTCCAGCCCCGAAAAAATCGTGAAGATGGCAAAGTTACCCTTACATTGAATGACTTAATTTAA
- a CDS encoding transglutaminase domain-containing protein: MSFKWNLKIFSVNFFDTRLTFLLLAMLITVGGYQPSAIAEPQNTQNYVVLNGGLTDIHDGAYVEGSARHGGIQPDYHIDLQAEPLKSLLAESAEIGKLPVGYWDKVGMVVDLLRSTLVYHDYYNPYYRRLLKQYRDSQRDIPLNEYVACGAGVCREHALLLHFALKSAGIPNKHAYASIYRASRSEGWSVNEDHAFLVVRHQGVDWVVDSYYRGFNGFRLQDLMSRHGITKSSVTAPIADPMPGIRRIVAINSFPKIYNPRSTVRSCRALFLN, translated from the coding sequence ATGTCTTTCAAATGGAACTTAAAGATTTTTAGTGTCAATTTTTTTGACACTCGCCTGACATTCCTGTTGTTGGCGATGTTGATAACTGTGGGCGGTTATCAACCCTCGGCTATTGCAGAACCGCAAAACACGCAAAATTATGTCGTCCTCAATGGTGGCCTCACGGACATCCATGATGGCGCCTATGTAGAAGGCTCGGCACGACACGGGGGAATTCAACCGGATTATCATATCGACCTACAAGCAGAACCATTAAAATCTTTGCTCGCTGAATCCGCTGAAATCGGAAAACTACCTGTCGGCTATTGGGACAAGGTGGGAATGGTGGTGGATTTACTACGATCGACCTTGGTGTACCATGATTATTACAATCCTTACTATCGGCGGCTACTCAAACAGTACCGCGACAGCCAACGTGATATTCCATTAAATGAATATGTAGCCTGTGGCGCTGGTGTTTGCCGTGAACACGCCTTACTTCTTCACTTTGCCCTGAAGTCAGCAGGGATCCCGAACAAACACGCCTACGCTTCGATCTACCGCGCCAGTCGCAGCGAAGGTTGGAGTGTGAATGAAGACCATGCTTTTCTGGTGGTCCGTCATCAAGGGGTGGATTGGGTTGTCGATTCCTACTATCGTGGTTTTAATGGGTTTCGGTTGCAGGATCTGATGTCACGCCATGGAATTACCAAGTCGTCTGTAACGGCCCCGATCGCCGATCCAATGCCAGGCATTCGGCGCATCGTCGCGATCAACTCGTTCCCCAAAATTTACAACCCTCGATCCACAGTCAGATCGTGTCGCGCTCTATTTTTAAATTAA
- a CDS encoding TetR/AcrR family transcriptional regulator, which translates to MNNLQNYSFIYNDPMPRVKAEGRADQILDAALLHFARHGYAKTSIAEIAKSSQIAAGTIYLYYSSKEEILRACAVRFHQAHQTAVFELLQKNQLSPDQKLKEYILNRFELWQKETISSKVSSQLGSKVDSQGGSDLAQAMITIAPEINQQEQDLWNDTLRKILEEGQKKKLYHFDSLTKELRIFLHCLVGFFPLPGINHPFAPTEKDLREMLQWFCEKWRTK; encoded by the coding sequence ATGAATAATTTACAAAATTATTCATTTATTTATAATGACCCTATGCCTCGAGTTAAAGCTGAAGGACGTGCAGATCAGATTCTAGATGCGGCGTTGTTACACTTCGCCCGCCATGGTTATGCGAAGACCTCGATCGCCGAAATAGCGAAATCATCTCAAATTGCGGCCGGTACGATTTATTTGTACTACTCGAGTAAAGAGGAAATCTTGCGGGCCTGTGCTGTGCGGTTTCATCAGGCCCATCAAACGGCCGTCTTTGAACTTTTGCAAAAAAACCAACTCAGTCCCGATCAAAAACTAAAAGAGTATATTTTAAATCGTTTCGAGCTTTGGCAAAAAGAAACTATAAGCTCGAAAGTGAGTTCGCAATTGGGTTCGAAAGTGGACTCGCAAGGCGGTTCAGATTTGGCACAGGCGATGATCACGATTGCGCCCGAGATCAACCAGCAAGAGCAAGATCTGTGGAACGACACTCTTCGTAAAATTTTGGAAGAAGGACAGAAAAAGAAACTCTATCACTTTGATTCCTTAACAAAAGAACTGCGCATTTTTTTACACTGTCTGGTGGGTTTCTTTCCGTTGCCTGGAATAAATCATCCCTTTGCGCCGACTGAAAAAGATCTGCGTGAGATGCTCCAATGGTTCTGCGAAAAATGGAGGACTAAATGA
- a CDS encoding ATP-binding protein — MKISLSLEGANVVIEIRDFGIGMPKNILNNLFRMDSPTTRQGTSGEKGTGYGMPLVREYLQMMNGSIEVFSQEVDTSDFVRGTQVILRLPH, encoded by the coding sequence GTGAAAATTTCTTTATCTTTAGAGGGCGCAAATGTTGTAATTGAGATCCGCGATTTCGGTATTGGCATGCCGAAAAACATTTTAAATAATCTCTTTCGCATGGACAGTCCAACAACTCGTCAAGGTACTAGTGGTGAAAAGGGAACTGGCTACGGAATGCCTCTTGTTCGTGAATACTTGCAGATGATGAATGGTTCAATCGAAGTTTTTTCGCAAGAAGTGGATACCTCGGATTTTGTAAGAGGAACGCAGGTGATTCTAAGGTTGCCGCATTAG
- a CDS encoding asparagine synthase-related protein: MKLGYGQSFADYNPEEDFCCQLEPLTRVPDNAFAEARLCARELYQKYQRPLNLCLSGGLDSEAMALAFLAEDIPIHVWTLRFNNNLNEEDICHATAFCQHHQIEQKFVDLDVINFYEQRRFEDYLHRYKSMSVEVAVQLWFLDQTPEPVIWGGQGFRALRRPDDEIRLQPITQMEAVFFRYFQYTGKQGTPNFHFHSTPLIWSFFKTSLKLTHRLYPDDHVPEFYADKFQFYKMAGFPLKEISARSQKLHGFEKVKIYFDERLKKQQTDYQRYYRQWAESLYPYSKNARFVLPSIDPIRQQLVHF; this comes from the coding sequence ATGAAGCTGGGGTATGGTCAGAGCTTTGCCGATTACAATCCTGAAGAGGATTTCTGCTGTCAGTTGGAGCCTCTGACACGAGTTCCAGATAATGCCTTTGCTGAAGCTCGTCTGTGCGCACGCGAGCTCTATCAGAAATATCAACGCCCTTTAAATCTTTGTCTGAGTGGTGGTTTGGATAGTGAAGCCATGGCCCTCGCTTTTTTGGCTGAAGACATTCCTATCCATGTCTGGACATTGCGCTTTAACAATAACCTCAACGAAGAGGATATCTGTCATGCCACAGCTTTCTGCCAACATCATCAAATAGAGCAGAAGTTTGTGGACCTAGATGTTATTAATTTTTATGAACAGCGACGATTTGAAGATTATTTACATCGATACAAATCGATGTCGGTTGAAGTGGCCGTACAGCTTTGGTTTTTAGATCAAACACCAGAGCCAGTCATCTGGGGAGGCCAAGGGTTTCGAGCTTTACGTCGACCTGATGATGAAATTCGCTTACAGCCGATCACGCAAATGGAAGCCGTGTTTTTTAGATATTTCCAATATACCGGAAAACAGGGAACACCCAACTTTCACTTTCACAGCACACCTCTGATTTGGTCATTTTTTAAGACGAGCTTGAAATTGACCCATCGCCTGTATCCTGATGATCACGTTCCGGAATTTTACGCAGATAAATTTCAGTTTTATAAGATGGCAGGATTTCCGCTAAAAGAAATATCGGCACGATCTCAAAAACTACATGGGTTTGAAAAAGTAAAAATATATTTTGATGAGAGGCTGAAAAAACAGCAGACAGACTATCAACGCTACTATCGGCAGTGGGCCGAGTCTTTATATCCCTATAGCAAAAATGCCAGATTTGTACTGCCCTCGATTGATCCTATTCGACAGCAGCTCGTGCATTTTTGA
- a CDS encoding type 1 glutamine amidotransferase domain-containing protein yields the protein MAQTTLKNKKVAILATDGFEQSELFEPKKALEEAGAEVQIVSLKSGSIKAWHKKDWGKEIDVDLTVDNADVETFDALMLPGGVMNPDSLRREQKAIDFVRAFADAGKPIAAICHAPWILINAEIVKGKELTSWPSIKMDLINAGARWTDREVVTDEGLVTSRKPEDIPAFNRKMIEEFAEGRHTGMKSSANPSKSDNTQRIN from the coding sequence ATGGCACAGACAACTTTAAAAAATAAAAAGGTGGCTATTTTAGCCACGGACGGATTTGAACAAAGTGAACTTTTTGAACCTAAAAAAGCTTTAGAAGAGGCCGGAGCAGAGGTCCAAATTGTATCACTGAAAAGTGGGAGCATCAAAGCGTGGCACAAAAAAGACTGGGGTAAAGAAATTGATGTGGATTTAACTGTAGATAATGCAGATGTTGAAACCTTTGATGCCTTGATGTTACCCGGTGGAGTGATGAACCCTGACAGCCTACGCCGCGAACAAAAAGCGATAGACTTTGTGCGTGCCTTTGCTGATGCGGGCAAACCCATTGCAGCTATCTGCCATGCTCCGTGGATTCTGATCAACGCAGAAATCGTCAAAGGAAAAGAGCTGACGTCGTGGCCTTCTATTAAAATGGATTTGATCAATGCCGGTGCTCGCTGGACTGATCGTGAAGTTGTCACCGATGAAGGACTAGTCACCAGTCGTAAACCGGAAGACATTCCCGCTTTCAACCGCAAGATGATTGAAGAGTTTGCTGAAGGTCGACATACGGGCATGAAGTCTTCCGCAAACCCATCCAAAAGTGACAACACTCAACGAATTAATTAA
- a CDS encoding acyl-CoA dehydrogenase family protein, protein MAENFWEELGTKFKTAYEEAEKKRKADFAMIKNLPGILSYLKDLQGEELLLLLDQARKIKKRKNPKFPEINGDFYNTFDLLNAEEKAIVLRVREFMNTEVAPIVDDYWMRGEFPFHIVEKFKALNICGLTYSKDLGGQERSNLLEGMIGQEIARVDVSTCTFFGVHSGLAMNSIYLCGSEEQKKTFIPEMIKMNKIGAFALTEPEVGSAASMGLKTTCKRQGDTWVINGEKKWIGNATFADYIIVWAKDVEDHQVKGFIVDRVTAGLETEKIEDKMALRIVQNALIRLKDVKVPEERRLQNANTFKDTARVLKTTRAGVAWQAVGCARGAYEHTLKYTMDRRQFGRPISGFQMTQDLLSQMLSQLTAMQTLVSRLSQMQDEGLMSDEQASLAKVFCTVGCRAITSMSRELMGANGILISNKVARFLGDAEALYSYEGTKQINSLVVGRAITGQSAFT, encoded by the coding sequence ATGGCAGAAAATTTTTGGGAAGAGTTAGGGACTAAATTTAAAACCGCCTATGAAGAGGCCGAAAAAAAACGCAAAGCTGATTTTGCGATGATCAAAAATCTTCCGGGCATTTTGTCCTACCTGAAGGATCTACAAGGTGAAGAGTTATTGCTGTTGCTGGATCAGGCCCGTAAAATCAAAAAAAGAAAAAATCCTAAATTTCCCGAAATCAACGGGGATTTCTATAACACCTTCGATCTTTTGAACGCTGAAGAAAAAGCGATTGTGTTGCGTGTGCGTGAATTTATGAATACCGAAGTGGCTCCGATTGTGGATGACTACTGGATGCGCGGTGAATTCCCTTTTCATATCGTTGAAAAATTCAAAGCGCTCAATATCTGTGGTCTGACCTACAGCAAAGATCTCGGCGGGCAAGAGCGCAGCAATCTGTTGGAAGGCATGATTGGGCAAGAGATCGCGCGCGTGGATGTTTCAACTTGTACGTTCTTCGGTGTGCACAGTGGACTGGCGATGAACTCGATCTACCTGTGTGGTTCTGAAGAACAGAAAAAGACATTTATACCTGAAATGATCAAGATGAACAAAATCGGCGCCTTTGCTTTAACAGAGCCCGAGGTCGGCTCGGCTGCATCGATGGGTTTGAAGACCACGTGTAAACGCCAAGGTGACACATGGGTGATCAATGGCGAAAAGAAATGGATCGGTAACGCCACATTCGCAGATTACATTATCGTGTGGGCGAAAGATGTGGAGGACCATCAAGTCAAAGGCTTCATCGTCGATCGCGTAACAGCGGGATTAGAAACAGAAAAAATCGAAGATAAGATGGCGCTGCGAATCGTGCAGAATGCGTTGATTCGTTTGAAGGATGTGAAAGTTCCGGAAGAGCGTCGCTTGCAAAATGCCAATACCTTTAAAGACACAGCTCGCGTGTTGAAAACGACCCGTGCCGGAGTCGCATGGCAGGCCGTAGGTTGCGCCCGCGGTGCCTACGAGCACACACTAAAATACACCATGGATCGCCGTCAGTTCGGCAGACCGATTTCAGGCTTTCAGATGACTCAGGATTTACTGTCACAGATGCTGTCGCAACTGACGGCCATGCAAACACTGGTTTCACGTTTAAGCCAAATGCAGGATGAGGGTTTGATGAGTGACGAGCAAGCCTCGCTGGCAAAAGTATTTTGTACTGTGGGTTGCCGTGCGATCACCAGCATGTCGCGTGAGTTGATGGGAGCCAACGGTATCCTGATCTCGAATAAGGTGGCTCGCTTTTTAGGTGATGCCGAAGCACTTTATTCCTATGAGGGAACAAAGCAGATCAACAGCTTGGTGGTCGGTCGCGCGATCACCGGGCAAAGTGCGTTCACTTAG
- a CDS encoding DMT family transporter, with amino-acid sequence MAGRNKISFHKNAIVQALFVTFLWSSSWVFIKVGLQGQGLPPLTFAGLRYFLGFLFLLPFVLKQDSSKIKELSGRQWWELLGLGFIMYAATQGAQFLSLAHFPAVLITLILNFTPIVVALLSLILLRESASLKQVIGIGVCLLGSALYFIPHLQQDVGWTWLLLIPVIGMLANAGAAISGRAINRKEHLSPRVVTIISMGFGSVILLVAGLLTEQMPILGVKQILIVLWLAGINTAFAFTLWNHTLRTLSSVESSVINNTMMIQIAVLAVIFLGERLSVLDVVALVIASAGALLVQLGRRVETK; translated from the coding sequence ATGGCTGGTCGAAATAAAATATCATTTCATAAAAATGCAATTGTACAGGCTTTGTTTGTCACCTTCCTGTGGTCCTCGTCATGGGTTTTCATCAAGGTCGGTCTACAGGGTCAAGGATTACCCCCTTTAACTTTTGCAGGACTTCGTTACTTCTTAGGGTTTCTGTTTTTACTTCCGTTTGTTCTGAAACAGGACAGCTCTAAAATCAAAGAGCTGTCTGGCAGGCAGTGGTGGGAGCTTTTAGGTTTAGGGTTTATCATGTACGCCGCCACACAAGGGGCGCAGTTCCTGAGTTTGGCTCACTTTCCTGCGGTGCTGATCACTTTGATTTTAAATTTTACTCCGATTGTGGTGGCGCTGCTTTCGTTGATACTTCTGCGTGAATCCGCTTCCTTAAAACAGGTGATAGGTATCGGTGTGTGTCTGTTAGGGTCAGCACTTTATTTCATTCCGCATTTGCAACAGGATGTGGGGTGGACATGGCTTTTATTGATCCCTGTTATCGGAATGCTGGCCAATGCGGGGGCTGCGATTTCAGGGCGCGCCATCAACCGCAAAGAGCACCTGAGCCCGCGCGTGGTGACGATCATCAGCATGGGATTTGGCAGTGTGATCTTATTGGTAGCGGGTCTTCTGACTGAGCAAATGCCCATATTAGGCGTGAAGCAAATCTTAATCGTGTTGTGGCTTGCAGGGATCAATACCGCATTCGCTTTTACGCTCTGGAATCATACCCTGCGAACACTTTCGTCCGTGGAATCCAGTGTGATCAACAACACCATGATGATTCAAATCGCCGTATTGGCGGTGATCTTCTTAGGTGAAAGATTAAGTGTTTTGGATGTGGTGGCGTTGGTGATTGCTTCTGCGGGCGCCCTGTTGGTACAACTCGGACGCCGAGTAGAGACTAAATAA
- a CDS encoding twin-arginine translocation signal domain-containing protein, whose protein sequence is MKQTRRRFLQFSLAAGALSTLSGAALIPQNNQNSSERPVGFMLNTLGFSVFQDEVKKNFRVYHDQQQAFADLKAGKLGCLISSSEYLALSQPVFSLFDSIPNDMDLAKKWDWVQQNYGLIQRHYSRLGLSSEVLGLTNPIGVRLSKVNATELATWQDSTTPLRIGAQQARSLWFSSMGFDVQGGRYKDNLGSQLELLRSDRLDITEAFSPSTFMKLIEKKKASGRIQDDFYQNQNVFIDRHSRSANMVEVIYAAQPAADNALLLNQVAVLKQQMQAILLQNQEMQNEILKDLSAKYNWKVHEIPVAIQDKLQKYKGHYLRALTQQYPDFNALISSYRQYGA, encoded by the coding sequence ATGAAACAAACCAGAAGACGATTTCTGCAATTTTCGTTGGCTGCGGGCGCGTTGAGCACTTTATCTGGAGCCGCACTCATTCCTCAAAACAATCAAAACAGCTCTGAACGCCCAGTCGGTTTTATGTTGAACACGCTTGGATTTTCAGTTTTTCAAGATGAAGTAAAAAAGAACTTCCGTGTTTATCATGATCAGCAGCAGGCTTTTGCCGACCTAAAGGCAGGAAAATTAGGCTGTCTGATTTCATCTTCTGAATATCTAGCTTTATCTCAACCGGTGTTTTCGCTTTTTGACTCTATTCCGAACGATATGGATTTGGCAAAAAAATGGGATTGGGTACAGCAAAACTACGGCTTGATTCAACGCCACTATTCGCGCTTGGGGTTATCTTCTGAAGTCTTAGGTTTAACGAATCCTATTGGTGTACGTCTTTCTAAAGTGAATGCGACTGAATTGGCAACGTGGCAAGACTCAACAACACCACTTCGTATCGGTGCTCAACAAGCACGCTCGCTTTGGTTTTCTAGTATGGGCTTTGATGTACAAGGTGGAAGATATAAAGATAACTTGGGCAGCCAATTAGAGTTATTGCGTAGTGACCGATTGGATATTACAGAGGCTTTTTCTCCGTCGACTTTTATGAAGCTTATTGAAAAGAAAAAAGCTTCTGGTCGAATTCAAGATGATTTTTATCAGAACCAGAATGTTTTCATAGATCGTCACAGTCGTAGTGCGAATATGGTGGAAGTGATCTATGCGGCTCAACCTGCAGCGGATAATGCATTGCTGTTGAATCAGGTGGCGGTACTGAAACAGCAGATGCAGGCTATTTTGTTGCAAAATCAAGAAATGCAAAATGAAATCCTGAAAGATCTGTCTGCGAAGTACAACTGGAAGGTGCACGAAATACCTGTGGCTATTCAGGATAAATTACAAAAGTACAAAGGGCACTATCTGCGAGCATTGACTCAGCAGTATCCCGATTTTAATGCGCTGATCAGCAGCTACAGACAGTACGGGGCCTAG
- a CDS encoding metallophosphoesterase family protein, giving the protein MKAKAVVFGVIVLSFLTFSLVGIGCGKYRGSPFSSDILRGERDLNLSAVASLGDPEADGIIRIAIIADPHQNYKDLEDAISTLKRVTDVDFLVNLGDITNSSYNMEYDQYLRSHSLIGVPSFVVAGNHDMLGAGPAIFNKVFGTSNLFFETNSYRFILFNSANLETPENFHPDWLLSIVQASTKPVMIFSHIPLDDKERFHGDVKAKFTQIVQDSRVKAVMNGHNHAYLLRYDSGTVLLQVPRVEGNQWVVLEVQAGQYQIINQAGVVVPWQNFKP; this is encoded by the coding sequence ATGAAAGCCAAGGCTGTAGTTTTTGGCGTCATCGTTCTTTCTTTTTTAACCTTTAGTTTGGTGGGCATTGGTTGTGGAAAGTACAGAGGCTCACCTTTTTCAAGTGATATCCTTCGCGGCGAACGTGACCTCAACCTCAGCGCCGTGGCCTCGTTAGGTGATCCTGAAGCCGATGGTATTATTCGCATCGCCATCATTGCAGACCCTCATCAGAACTACAAAGACCTTGAAGATGCTATTTCCACTTTAAAACGAGTTACAGATGTGGATTTCCTAGTGAATTTAGGCGATATCACGAACAGTAGTTACAACATGGAATATGATCAGTACCTACGTTCACACTCTCTGATCGGTGTTCCGTCTTTCGTGGTCGCTGGAAATCACGATATGCTAGGGGCGGGACCTGCCATTTTTAATAAAGTCTTTGGCACAAGTAATTTGTTTTTCGAAACGAACTCTTATAGATTTATTTTATTTAACTCTGCAAATTTAGAAACTCCTGAAAATTTTCATCCAGATTGGTTGCTGAGTATAGTACAGGCTTCAACAAAGCCAGTGATGATTTTTAGTCATATTCCTTTAGATGATAAAGAAAGATTTCACGGAGACGTTAAAGCCAAGTTCACACAAATCGTACAGGATAGCCGCGTAAAAGCAGTGATGAATGGGCATAATCATGCCTATTTACTGCGTTATGATTCTGGCACTGTGTTATTGCAAGTTCCACGCGTAGAGGGAAATCAGTGGGTGGTATTAGAGGTGCAAGCCGGACAATACCAGATTATCAATCAGGCAGGAGTCGTCGTACCATGGCAAAACTTCAAGCCGTAA
- a CDS encoding OsmC family peroxiredoxin, translating into MNTMKSRSASVSWKGSLKDGGGKVSTESGALRNLSYAFNTRFDNETGTNPEELISAALASCFTMAVSAELQKQHLVADALEVEATTYLDRSSTGAWFIPEIFLEVSGIVPGCNKAQFDKATMNAKMNCPVSQLLNADVTMEAHLMSPPLQSLDAGPV; encoded by the coding sequence ATGAATACGATGAAAAGCAGATCAGCCAGCGTCAGTTGGAAGGGAAGTTTAAAAGATGGCGGAGGAAAAGTGTCAACAGAAAGCGGAGCCCTACGAAATCTGAGTTACGCTTTTAACACTCGATTTGATAACGAAACAGGTACAAATCCTGAAGAATTGATTTCGGCAGCTTTAGCTTCTTGTTTTACTATGGCCGTTTCAGCAGAGCTGCAGAAGCAGCATTTAGTCGCCGATGCTTTAGAAGTCGAGGCGACAACTTATCTTGATCGCAGCAGTACAGGCGCTTGGTTTATTCCAGAAATTTTTCTTGAAGTTTCGGGAATAGTTCCCGGTTGTAATAAAGCACAATTCGACAAAGCGACGATGAACGCTAAAATGAACTGTCCCGTTTCTCAGTTACTCAATGCGGACGTCACCATGGAAGCCCACTTAATGTCACCACCACTGCAAAGCCTTGATGCAGGCCCTGTTTAG
- a CDS encoding DMT family protein, producing MLLFKRPEVLISIALLVASNIFMTFAWYGHLKFKHKALWLVIFVSWGIAFFEYCLQVPANRIGSEVMTPAQLKVLQEVITFVVFGFFSVLYLKSALTINDGLAFALIVVAVGVSLFQPF from the coding sequence ATGCTGTTGTTCAAAAGACCTGAGGTTTTGATCTCGATTGCTTTACTGGTTGCCAGTAATATCTTTATGACTTTTGCATGGTACGGACATCTGAAGTTCAAACACAAGGCTCTGTGGTTAGTGATCTTCGTTTCTTGGGGAATCGCATTTTTCGAATACTGCTTACAGGTTCCCGCAAACCGCATTGGTTCCGAAGTCATGACTCCAGCACAGCTGAAAGTTTTGCAGGAAGTGATCACGTTCGTTGTCTTTGGTTTTTTCTCGGTTTTGTATCTTAAATCTGCATTGACCATTAACGATGGCCTTGCCTTCGCTTTAATCGTCGTTGCCGTCGGAGTGAGTTTGTTTCAGCCTTTTTAG
- a CDS encoding DUF2177 family protein yields the protein MMFLKNFLVSAIAFAILDFIWLGFVMKKFNLRHLSEIGRIVDGDFQVHYGAAFIVYILMSLGVVIFVAPLAGSSVVKAIGLGAFMGLLVYGVFDMTNMAILKNYSWAFALADMAWGVFVFAAVSAITVWSAVKFNNI from the coding sequence ATGATGTTTCTTAAAAACTTTTTAGTTTCTGCAATAGCGTTCGCCATTTTAGATTTTATCTGGCTAGGATTCGTAATGAAGAAATTCAATCTTCGTCATTTGTCTGAAATCGGACGAATCGTGGATGGGGATTTTCAAGTTCATTACGGTGCTGCGTTTATTGTGTACATCTTAATGTCTTTGGGTGTGGTGATCTTTGTGGCTCCGCTGGCGGGAAGTTCTGTTGTTAAAGCTATTGGCCTTGGGGCATTTATGGGTCTGTTAGTTTACGGAGTTTTCGACATGACCAATATGGCGATTCTAAAAAATTACTCTTGGGCTTTTGCTCTAGCGGATATGGCGTGGGGTGTTTTTGTTTTCGCCGCGGTCAGCGCGATTACGGTTTGGAGCGCTGTTAAATTTAACAACATCTAG
- a CDS encoding DUF962 domain-containing protein — protein MRSLESYLSEYSESHRNPRNIQIHNICVPAIMWSLLALLSLVAFTPQLHLGHVVVVAALIYYGSFKNARVLLAMAVVAVLMLLSFRLLEFNTRLWSAIIIFVVAWIGQFYGHKVEGKKPSFFKDLQFLLIGPVWVLHKIAPRWIKMN, from the coding sequence ATGAGAAGTTTAGAGTCTTATCTAAGTGAATACTCCGAATCGCATCGCAATCCACGCAATATTCAGATTCACAATATCTGCGTTCCTGCGATTATGTGGAGCTTATTGGCATTGTTGTCACTGGTGGCATTTACTCCGCAACTACATTTAGGGCATGTGGTTGTCGTCGCGGCGTTGATCTACTACGGCTCTTTTAAAAATGCTCGGGTGTTATTAGCGATGGCTGTTGTGGCGGTGCTGATGCTTTTGAGCTTTCGTCTTCTTGAGTTTAATACACGACTATGGTCTGCCATTATTATTTTTGTCGTAGCATGGATCGGACAATTTTATGGACACAAAGTTGAAGGAAAAAAACCATCTTTCTTTAAAGATTTACAGTTCTTGCTGATAGGTCCAGTGTGGGTTTTACATAAGATTGCCCCACGTTGGATTAAGATGAACTAA